A DNA window from Rhineura floridana isolate rRhiFlo1 chromosome 11, rRhiFlo1.hap2, whole genome shotgun sequence contains the following coding sequences:
- the LOC133366206 gene encoding uncharacterized protein LOC133366206, which produces MKVILLVSTLILLHIVLQPASSAAGALHSPKLSVEPQYPEYFEDERLVLICSAFPNMTVEGYRFFNQEGQQIFKMTVDSYRTGKLVFKAQMNNTGNYSCDYWLGTPGTEFSSPQSDFISLLVKEAPAAPSLSLYPQLHDYSLGDLVSLVCSAPSETDEIKEFQYYGDRVGVSAVPRRGSSIYKYNMSIVEPKNVGDFRCSYALPLSGRKVLSKRSNTVTIIGPGARWGRMLGIGGSFFAINGLIFFISHLCF; this is translated from the exons GGGCTCTGCATTCCCCCAAACTCTCTGTAGAGCCACAGTATCCTGAATATTTTGAAGACGAGAGGCTTGTGCTCATATGCTCAGCATTTCCAAACATGACTGTGGAGGGATACAGGTTCTTCAATCAGGAAGGACAGCAGATCTTCAAAATGACTGTTGACTCTTATCGAACGGGCAAGCTGGTTTTTAAGGCTCAAATGAACAACACCGGAAATTACAGCTGCGATTACTGGCTGGGGACACCTGGTACAGAGTTCTCGTCTCCACAAAGCGATTTCATCTCCCTACTAGTGAAAG AGGCCCCTGCAGCCCCTTCCCTCTCTTTATATCCCCAACTCCACGATTACAGCCTGGGAGATTTGGTCAGCCTCGTGTGCTCAGCTCCATCTGAAACAGATGAAATCAAGGAGTTCCAGTATTATGGTGACAGAGTGGGTGTCTCAGCTGTGCCTCGACGTGGCAGCAGCATCTACAAGTACAACATGAGCATCGTGGAACCCAAGAACGTGGGGGACTTCAGATGTTCATACGCACTGCCCCTTTCTGGACGAAAGGTTCTTTCAAAGAGGAGTAACACTGTTACTATTATTGGACCGG GTGCCAGATGGGGACGGATGTTGGGCATCGGCGGGTCTTTCTTCGCCATCAACGGTCTCATCTTCTTTATCTCCCACTtgtgtttttaa
- the LTB4R2 gene encoding leukotriene B4 receptor 2, with product MESRGPLSNGITNNCTHISGNNTLLSSPTSSVAGIVFLLLAALVGLPGNLFVIWSILWKMKPSHRSVTCLLVLNLAVADGVVLLLTPFFILFLTFKKWLFGVAICKGVYYLCCINMFASIFIITLMSVDRCLAVNQPYFSQAIRKKHLVIKILAGIWLAAILLSIPAFLFRQVLKDPSGSFEICEPCHPRPSLTIFHFTLETVVAFMIPFTVIVGCYSAILIRLRGVRRRQGARTEKLIVAIVICFAVLWVPYHIVNVLQVASNMASGRTAERLGEAWKNGRAGATALAFLSSSINPVLYVFAAGNLIKTSGANFIAQFFEGASDGLGRKSQSQKNLAKELVVVAGAALSMDQQPLGNCDGVEKDTEGRPGLDGTREHPLI from the exons AT GGAGTCCCGAGGCCCTCTGTCCAATGGCATCACCAACAATTGCACCCACATCTCCGGAAACAACACCCTCCTGTCTTCCCCCACCTCAAGTGTAGCTGGCATCGTCTTCCTACTGCTGGCCGCCCTCGTCGGGCTGCCCGGGAACCTCTTCGTCATTTGGAGCATCCTTTGGAAGATGAAGCCAAGCCACCGCTCGGTCACCTGTCTTCTGGTCCTTAATTTGGCAGTGGCCGACGGGGTAGTGCTGCTCCTCACACCTTTCTTCATCCTCTTTCTCACCTTCAAGAAGTGGCTGTTTGGCGTGGCCATTTGCAAAGGGGTCTACTACCTGTGCTGCATCAACATGTTTGCCAGCATCTTCATCATCACCCTCATGAGTGTGGACCGGTGCCTGGCGGTCAACCAGCCCTACTTCTCCCAAGCCATTCGCAAGAAGCACTTGGTAATCAAGATCCTGGCAGGGATTtggctggcagccattttgttatcCATCCCAGCCTTCCTTTTCCGTCAAGTGCTCAAGGATCCCTCGGGGAGCTTTGAAATCTGTGAGCCCTGCCACCCCAGGCCGAGCCTGACCATCTTCCACTTCACCTTGGAAACGGTGGTGGCCTTCATGATACCCTTCACTGTCATTGTTGGGTGCTACTCTGCCATTTTGATTCGCCTCAGGGGAGTGAGGAGGAGACAGGGAGCTCGGACTGAAAAGCTCATTGTTGCCATTGTCATCTGCTTCGCTGTCCTCTGGGTGCCCTACCATATTGTCAACGTGCTGCAGGTGGCTTCCAACATGGCGTCAGGGAGAACGGCAGAGCGGCTGGGGGAGGCCTGGAAGAACGGGCGAGCGGGTGCCACAGCCTTAGCGTTCCTGAGCAGTAGCATCAACCCTGTGCTTTATGTCTTCGCAGCTGGGAACCTCATCAAGACCTCGGGGGCCAACTTCATCGCCCAGTTCTTTGAGGGGGCCTCTGATGGGCTCGGGAGGAAGTCTCAATCCCAGAAAAACCTGGCCAAAGAACTGGTGGTTGTGGCGGGAGCCGCTCTGAGCATGGACCAGCAGCCCCTGGGAAATTGCGACGGGGTCGAGAAGGACACAGAGGGTAGGCCAGGTCTTGATGGCACAAGAGAGCATCCCCTGATATAG